A genome region from Setaria italica strain Yugu1 chromosome III, Setaria_italica_v2.0, whole genome shotgun sequence includes the following:
- the LOC101782659 gene encoding secretory carrier-associated membrane protein 3 translates to MAGKRNGYDDDNVNPFAGGSVPPATNSRLSPLSHEPADFYNVDIPLDSTKDLKKKEKELQAMEAELNKRERELKRKEEAASRAGIVIEEKNWPPLFPLIHHNISNEIPIHLQRTQYLAFSSFLGLIGCLFFNVIATTTAWIKGEGVIIWLLAIIYFISGAPGAYVLWYRPLYNAMRTESALKFGWFFLFYMIHIIFCVWAAVAPPFPFKGKSLAGILPAIDVISKSAIVGIFYFVGFGLFCLESLLSIAVIQQVYMYFRGSGKAAEMKREAARGALSSAF, encoded by the exons atggCGGGGAAGCGCAACGGCTACGACGACGACAACGTCAACCCCTTCGCG GGAGGAAGTGTTCCACCAGCCACCAATTCTCGGCTCTCACCTCTATCGCATGAACCGGCTGATTTCTACAATGTAGACATTCCTCTTGATTCAACAAAG GATctgaagaaaaaggagaaagagctCCAGGCTATGGAGGCTGAGCTAAACAAAAGAGAAAGG GAATTGAAAAGGAAGGAAGAGGCAGCATCCCGAG CTGGCATTGTGATAGAAGAGAAGAATTGGCCTCCCCTTTTCCCTCTCATCCACCATAACATTTCCAATGAGATACCTATCCATTTACAAAGGACGCAGTACCTTGCATTTTCGTCATTTTTGG GATTGATAGGATGCCTCTTTTTTAATGTCATAGCAACTACAACAGCATGGATTAAAGGGGAAG GTGTTATCATCTGGTTGCTTGCCATTATCTACTTCATATCTGGTGCACCTGGGGCTTATGTGTTATGGTATCGCCCTCTTTATAATGCAATGAG AACTGAGAGTGCTTTGAAGTTTGGGTGGTTTTTTCTGTTTTACATG ATTCATATCATCTTCTGTGTGTGGGCAGCTGTGGCTCCTCCGTTTCCTTTCAAAGGAAAATCCTTGGC TGGAATTTTGCCAGCAATTGATGTCATAAGCAAGAGTGCTATTGTTGGG ATATTTTACTTTGTTGGATTTGGCTTGTTCTGCCTTGAATCACTTCTGAGCATCGCTGTCATTCAG CAAGTATACATGTACTTCCGTGGAAGTGGAAAAGCCGCAGAGATGAAACGTGAGGCGGCACGTGGTGCTCTAAGTTCTGCTTTCTGA
- the LOC105913961 gene encoding uncharacterized protein LOC105913961: MARDVQLPILIREKRGFKKFTPADVIGRIEEHLITVKEFKLSQKMSKIHEQIEKNNEVALKASHKGKEKEGSSSSNVTTKKIDDDSDSESMDEKEMALFMRRIRRVMKRGGFFDKNKDKDKNKRKSKRPCFGCGKEGHFIANCPEVKVKRNDSSKHEKSKYKKKVGEAHLGQEWDSNEEISDSDEEVGVATMAFEASISKSSLFDDLTDDESGFTHTCFMARGPKVESKTPFNNNDDDSCASDYEKVLKGLGKQASKRIMKLMIEIEDRDETLEVHRLVVLVT, translated from the coding sequence ATGGCAAGAGATGTGCAACTTCCTATCTTGATTAGAGAAAAGAGAGGATTCAAGAAGTTCACACCGGCGGATGTGATTGGGAGAATTGAAGAACATCTTATCACCGTCAAAGAATTTAAGCTATCTCAAAAAATGTCAAAGATACATGAACAAATTGAGAAGAATAATGAGGTAGCTCTTAAGGCAAGTCACAAGGGCAAGGAAAAGGAAGGAAGCTCATCGTCAAATGTCACCACAAAGAAAATTGATGATGATAGTGATAGTGAGAGCATGGATGAGAAGGAGATGGCTTTGTTCATGAGAAGAATAAGAAGAGTTATGAAGAGGGGAGGTTTCTTTGACAAAAATAAAGACAAGGACAAAAACAAGAGAAAGTCAAAGAGGCCATGCTTTGGATGTGGCAAAGAAGGTCACTTCATTGCAAATTGTCCGGAAGTCAAGGTGAAGAGAAATGACTCATCCAAGCACGAAAAGAGCAAGTACAAGAAGAAGGTTGGAGAAGCACACTTGGGTCAAGAATGGGATTCAAATGAAGAAATTTCAGACTCGGATGAGGAGGTTGGAGTGGCAACAATGGCATTTGAAGCTTCAATCTCAAAGTCATCTTTATTTGATGATCTTACCGATGATGAGAGCGGCTTCACCCACACTTGCTTCATGGCTAGAGGGCCTAAGGTAGAATCCAAAACCCCCTTtaataataatgatgatgataGTTGTGCTAGTGATTATGAAAAAGTTTTAAAAGGGTTAGGCAAACAAGCATCTAAAAGAATAATGAAATTGATGATAGAAATAGAAGATAGGGATGAGACTCTTGAGGTGCATCGACTGGTTGTTCTCGTCACATGA